One window of Erwinia aphidicola genomic DNA carries:
- the galM gene encoding galactose-1-epimerase, whose protein sequence is MLNLNRNSHAPDGAAWRITTLRNRNGMVATFMDWGATWLSARVPMGDGSVREALLGCATPSDYLQQSAYLGATVGRYANRIAHAQIAHDGVTFPLAANQGEHQLHGGPGGFHNRRWQIVSQSDSEVEYRLDSPDGDQGFPGNLLVSLRYQLSDDNTLAIHYHATVDKACPVNLTNHAYFNLDAQHGDARQHQLLLNADRYLPVDSAGIPNAPLKDVAGSSFDFRQRKSVQQDFLQDDDQRAVKGYDHAFLLNTQDGESPAAQLWSADGKLRLTVFTTAPALQFYSGNYLEGTPAREQGVYTAFQGIALESEFLPDSPHHPEYPQPDCWLQPGESYQSVTRYQLTAV, encoded by the coding sequence ATGCTAAACCTCAACCGCAACTCGCACGCCCCCGACGGCGCGGCGTGGCGCATCACCACCCTGCGCAACCGCAACGGGATGGTGGCAACATTTATGGACTGGGGCGCGACCTGGCTCTCCGCCCGCGTACCGATGGGTGACGGCAGCGTGCGCGAAGCGCTGCTCGGCTGCGCCACACCGTCCGACTATCTGCAGCAGTCGGCCTATCTCGGCGCCACGGTGGGCCGTTACGCTAACCGCATCGCCCATGCGCAGATCGCGCACGACGGCGTGACCTTCCCGCTGGCCGCCAATCAGGGCGAGCATCAGCTGCACGGCGGCCCGGGTGGCTTCCACAATCGCCGCTGGCAGATTGTCAGTCAAAGCGACAGCGAGGTGGAGTATCGCCTTGATTCGCCGGATGGCGATCAGGGCTTTCCGGGCAATTTGCTGGTCTCCCTGCGCTATCAGCTGAGCGACGACAACACCCTGGCGATTCACTACCACGCCACGGTGGATAAAGCCTGCCCGGTCAATCTGACCAACCACGCCTACTTCAACCTGGATGCGCAGCACGGCGATGCCCGCCAGCACCAGCTGTTGCTCAATGCCGATCGCTATCTGCCGGTGGACAGCGCGGGCATTCCCAATGCGCCGCTGAAGGACGTGGCGGGGAGCAGCTTTGATTTCCGCCAGCGGAAGAGCGTGCAGCAGGATTTCCTGCAGGATGACGACCAGCGTGCGGTAAAAGGCTACGACCACGCCTTCCTGTTAAATACCCAGGATGGCGAAAGTCCGGCTGCTCAGCTGTGGTCCGCCGATGGCAAACTGCGCCTCACGGTGTTTACCACCGCCCCGGCGCTGCAGTTCTACAGCGGGAATTATCTGGAAGGCACCCCGGCACGCGAACAGGGCGTCTATACTGCTTTCCAGGGGATTGCGCTGGAGAGCGAGTTTCTCCCCGACTCGCCGCATCATCCTGAGTATCCGCAGCCCGACTGCTGGCTGCAGCCAGGTGAATCGTATCAGTCAGTGACGCGTTACCAACTGACGGCGGTTTGA
- the galK gene encoding galactokinase gives MSLQTSTQQIFSSAFGYAPGHIIQAPGRVNLIGEHTDYNDGFVLPCAIDYQTVIACAKRSDRQVRVIAADYENQQDIFSLDEAIESHPDQMWSNYVRGVVKHLLTRCPDFAGVDMVISGNVPQGAGLSSSASLEVAVGTVFKQLYQLPLDGAAIAVNGQEAENQFVGCNCGIMDQLISALGKQDHAMLLDCRTLGTRPVPMPSDIAVVIINSNFRRSLVGSEYNTRRQQCEAGAQFFGKSSLRDVSLSEFEAREHELDPLVAKRVRHVLTENARTLEAADVLAKGDLARMAVLMAESHASMRDDFEITVPPVDQLVDIVKQTLGERGGVRMTGGGFGGCIVALMPLDLVDEVKAAVEAQYEAQSGIKETFYVCKASEGAGEC, from the coding sequence ATGAGTTTACAGACCTCTACCCAGCAGATTTTCAGCAGCGCGTTTGGCTATGCTCCAGGCCACATTATTCAGGCACCGGGCCGCGTCAACCTGATCGGCGAACACACCGATTACAACGACGGTTTCGTGCTGCCGTGCGCCATTGATTACCAGACGGTGATCGCCTGCGCGAAACGCAGCGATCGTCAGGTGCGGGTTATCGCCGCCGATTACGAAAATCAGCAGGATATCTTCTCGCTGGACGAGGCGATCGAAAGCCACCCCGACCAGATGTGGTCAAACTACGTGCGCGGCGTGGTGAAGCACCTGCTGACCCGCTGCCCGGATTTTGCCGGTGTGGATATGGTGATTAGTGGCAACGTGCCGCAGGGCGCGGGCTTAAGCTCATCTGCCTCGCTGGAAGTGGCGGTCGGCACGGTGTTCAAACAGCTTTATCAGCTGCCGCTGGACGGCGCGGCTATCGCGGTCAACGGCCAGGAAGCGGAGAACCAGTTCGTCGGCTGTAACTGCGGAATTATGGATCAGCTGATCTCCGCACTGGGCAAGCAGGATCACGCCATGCTGCTCGACTGCCGCACGCTGGGCACGCGCCCGGTGCCGATGCCGTCCGATATTGCCGTGGTGATTATCAACTCCAACTTCCGCCGCAGCCTGGTGGGCAGCGAGTACAACACCCGCCGCCAGCAGTGTGAAGCAGGAGCGCAGTTCTTTGGTAAAAGCTCGCTGCGCGACGTCTCGCTGAGCGAATTTGAGGCGCGCGAGCACGAGCTTGACCCGCTGGTGGCGAAACGCGTGCGCCACGTGCTGACCGAAAATGCCCGCACGCTGGAAGCCGCCGACGTGCTGGCGAAAGGTGACCTGGCGCGCATGGCGGTACTGATGGCGGAATCCCACGCATCGATGCGTGACGACTTCGAGATTACCGTGCCGCCGGTCGACCAGCTGGTGGACATTGTCAAACAGACCCTCGGCGAACGCGGCGGCGTACGAATGACCGGGGGTGGTTTTGGCGGCTGCATCGTGGCGCTAATGCCGCTGGACCTGGTCGATGAGGTGAAAGCCGCCGTCGAAGCGCAGTATGAAGCGCAGTCCGGCATCAAAGAGACCTTCTACGTCTGCAAAGCGTCTGAAGGAGCGGGTGAATGCTAA
- the galT gene encoding galactose-1-phosphate uridylyltransferase, giving the protein MQTFNPVDHPHRRYNPLSDQWILVSPHRAKRPWQGAQETPSQDKLPAHDPDCFLCPGNTRVTGDKNPDYSSTYVFTNDFAALMTDTPDAPESEDMLMRCESARGTSRVICFSPDHSKTLPELTVAGLVEVVKTWQEQSADLGQHYPWVQVFENKGAAMGCSNPHPHGQVWANSFLPNEAKREDDLQRAYFSKNGAPMLVDYAARELKDGSRTVVETEHWLAVVPWWAAWPFETLLLPKAHIKRITDLSEAQRDDLALALKKLTSRYDNLFQCSFPYSMGWHGAPFNNDANDHWQLHAHFYPPLLRSATVRKFMVGYEMLAETQRDLTAEQAAERLRAVSDIHFRETGA; this is encoded by the coding sequence ATGCAGACATTTAATCCGGTCGATCACCCGCATCGCCGTTATAACCCACTGTCCGATCAGTGGATTCTGGTTTCACCCCACCGGGCCAAACGCCCCTGGCAGGGTGCGCAGGAAACCCCGTCGCAGGATAAACTGCCGGCGCACGATCCTGACTGCTTCCTCTGCCCCGGCAATACGCGCGTCACCGGGGATAAAAACCCCGACTACAGCAGCACCTACGTGTTTACCAATGACTTTGCCGCGCTGATGACCGATACCCCGGACGCGCCGGAAAGCGAAGATATGCTGATGCGCTGCGAGAGCGCGCGCGGCACCAGCCGGGTGATCTGCTTCTCCCCCGACCACAGCAAAACCCTGCCCGAGCTGACGGTTGCCGGGCTGGTTGAGGTGGTGAAAACCTGGCAGGAACAGAGCGCCGACCTCGGTCAGCACTATCCGTGGGTGCAGGTGTTTGAGAACAAAGGGGCGGCGATGGGCTGCTCCAACCCGCATCCGCACGGCCAGGTGTGGGCGAACAGCTTCCTGCCTAACGAAGCGAAGCGTGAAGACGATCTGCAGCGCGCGTATTTCAGCAAAAACGGTGCGCCGATGCTGGTGGACTACGCCGCACGCGAGCTAAAAGACGGCAGCCGCACGGTGGTCGAAACCGAACACTGGCTGGCCGTGGTGCCGTGGTGGGCAGCGTGGCCGTTTGAAACGCTGCTGCTGCCAAAGGCGCATATTAAACGCATCACCGATTTGAGTGAGGCGCAGCGCGACGATCTGGCGCTGGCGCTGAAAAAACTCACCAGCCGCTATGACAATCTGTTCCAGTGCTCTTTCCCTTATTCCATGGGCTGGCACGGCGCGCCGTTTAACAATGACGCCAACGACCACTGGCAGCTGCACGCGCACTTCTATCCCCCGCTGCTGCGCTCGGCCACGGTGCGTAAATTTATGGTCGGCTATGAAATGCTGGCTGAAACCCAACGTGATTTAACGGCGGAGCAGGCGGCAGAACGTCTGCGCGCCGTCAGCGATATTCATTTCCGTGAGACGGGAGCATAA